One window of Kosakonia cowanii JCM 10956 = DSM 18146 genomic DNA carries:
- the nuoG gene encoding NADH-quinone oxidoreductase subunit NuoG: MATIHVDGKEYEVNGADNLLEACLSLGLDIPYFCWHPALGSVGACRQCAVKQYQNAEDTRGRLVMSCMTPASDGTFISIDDHEAKEFRESVVEWLMTNHPHDCPVCEEGGNCHLQDMTVMTGHSFRRYRFTKRTHRNQDLGPFISHEMNRCIACYRCVRYYKDYADGTDLGVYGAHDNVYFGRPEEGTLESEFSGNLVEICPTGVFTDKTHSERYNRKWDMQFAPSICQQCSIGCNTSPGERYGELRRIENRYNGTVNHYFLCDRGRFGYGYVNLKDRPRQPVQRRGDDLITLNAEQAMQGAADILRQSKKVIGIGSPRASVESNFALRELVGAENFYTGIAKGEQERLTLALKVLREGGIRTPALREIESYDAVLILGEDVTQTGARVALAVRQAVKGKAREMAAAQKVADWQIAAIMNIGQRAKHPLFVTNVDSTRLDDIAAWTYRAPVEDQARLGFAIAHALDNSAPAVDGLSSDLQGKVDVIVQALAGAKKPLIISGTNAGSTDVIHAAANVAKALKGRGADVGITMIARSVNSMGLGLIGGGSLDDALSELESGSADAVVVLENDLHRHASAARVDAALAKAPLVLVVDHQRTAIMDNAHLVLSAASFAESDGTVINNEGRAQRFFQVYDPSYYDNKALMLESWRWLHSLHSTVLNREVDWTQLDHVIDAAVAALPQLAGIKNAAPDASFRIRGQKLAREPHRYSGRTAMRANISVHEPRQPQDKDTMFAFSMEGNNQPSAPRSQIPFAWAPGWNSPQAWNKFQDEVGGHLRHGDPGVRLIEATENGLDYFTVVPGAFSARDGEWRIAPYYHLFGSDELSQRSPVFQSRMPQPYITLNPADAAKLGVNAGAHVSFTYEGQTLSLPLQVSEGLTAGQVGLPMGMPGIAPVLAGARLENLREAQA; encoded by the coding sequence ATGGCTACTATTCACGTAGACGGCAAAGAATACGAGGTAAACGGCGCAGACAACCTGTTAGAGGCTTGTCTCTCGTTGGGCCTTGATATTCCTTATTTTTGCTGGCATCCGGCGCTGGGGAGCGTGGGTGCGTGCCGCCAGTGTGCGGTGAAGCAATATCAAAACGCGGAAGACACGCGTGGCCGCCTGGTTATGTCCTGTATGACACCGGCATCCGACGGCACATTTATCTCTATTGACGATCACGAAGCGAAAGAGTTCCGTGAGAGCGTGGTGGAGTGGTTGATGACCAACCACCCGCACGACTGTCCGGTCTGCGAAGAGGGCGGCAACTGCCACCTGCAGGATATGACCGTTATGACCGGTCACAGCTTCCGTCGCTACCGTTTCACCAAACGTACGCACCGTAACCAGGACCTCGGCCCGTTCATTTCTCATGAGATGAACCGCTGTATCGCCTGCTACCGCTGTGTGCGCTACTACAAAGATTATGCCGACGGTACCGACCTGGGCGTCTATGGCGCACATGACAACGTCTACTTCGGCCGCCCGGAAGAGGGCACGCTGGAGAGCGAGTTCTCCGGTAACCTGGTTGAAATCTGCCCGACCGGCGTTTTCACCGACAAAACCCACTCCGAGCGCTATAACCGTAAATGGGATATGCAGTTCGCACCGAGCATCTGCCAGCAGTGCTCGATCGGCTGTAACACCAGCCCGGGCGAGCGTTACGGCGAACTGCGTCGTATCGAGAACCGCTACAACGGCACGGTTAACCACTACTTCCTCTGCGACCGCGGTCGTTTCGGCTATGGTTACGTCAACCTGAAAGATCGTCCGCGCCAGCCGGTACAGCGTCGCGGCGACGATCTCATCACCCTCAACGCCGAACAGGCGATGCAGGGCGCGGCGGATATTCTGCGCCAGTCGAAGAAAGTGATCGGCATCGGTTCTCCGCGCGCAAGCGTTGAGAGCAACTTCGCGCTGCGCGAACTGGTCGGTGCGGAGAACTTCTACACCGGTATCGCGAAAGGCGAGCAGGAGCGACTGACGCTGGCACTGAAAGTGCTGCGCGAAGGTGGCATCCGTACTCCGGCGCTGCGTGAAATCGAATCTTACGACGCAGTGCTGATCCTCGGCGAAGACGTGACCCAGACCGGCGCGCGCGTCGCGCTGGCGGTACGTCAGGCGGTGAAAGGCAAAGCCCGCGAAATGGCGGCGGCGCAGAAAGTTGCCGACTGGCAGATTGCGGCGATCATGAATATCGGTCAGCGCGCTAAACATCCGCTGTTTGTCACCAACGTCGACAGCACCCGTCTGGACGACATCGCTGCGTGGACCTACCGCGCGCCGGTGGAAGATCAGGCACGTTTAGGCTTTGCCATCGCCCATGCGCTGGATAACTCCGCACCGGCGGTTGACGGCCTGAGCAGCGATCTGCAGGGCAAAGTGGATGTCATTGTCCAGGCACTGGCCGGGGCGAAGAAACCGCTGATTATCTCCGGCACCAACGCCGGTAGCACCGACGTAATCCATGCGGCGGCGAACGTGGCGAAAGCGCTGAAAGGGCGCGGTGCCGATGTCGGCATCACCATGATTGCCCGCTCCGTTAACAGCATGGGCCTCGGCCTTATCGGCGGCGGCAGCCTCGATGATGCACTCTCCGAACTGGAGAGCGGCAGCGCCGACGCGGTTGTGGTGCTGGAAAACGATCTGCACCGTCACGCTTCTGCTGCGCGCGTAGATGCTGCGCTGGCGAAAGCGCCGCTGGTGCTGGTGGTCGATCACCAGCGCACGGCGATTATGGATAACGCCCATCTGGTGCTCTCTGCGGCAAGCTTCGCGGAAAGCGACGGCACGGTCATCAACAACGAAGGCCGCGCTCAGCGCTTCTTCCAGGTTTATGACCCGAGCTACTACGACAACAAAGCGCTGATGCTGGAAAGCTGGCGCTGGCTGCACTCGCTGCACAGCACCGTGCTGAACCGCGAAGTGGACTGGACGCAGCTCGATCATGTGATCGACGCCGCCGTCGCCGCGCTGCCGCAGCTGGCGGGCATCAAAAATGCCGCACCGGATGCCAGCTTCCGCATTCGCGGGCAGAAACTGGCGCGTGAGCCGCACCGCTACAGTGGTCGTACCGCAATGCGCGCTAATATCAGCGTCCACGAACCGCGTCAGCCGCAGGATAAAGACACCATGTTCGCCTTCTCAATGGAAGGGAACAACCAGCCTTCAGCTCCGCGCTCGCAAATTCCGTTTGCCTGGGCACCGGGCTGGAACTCCCCGCAGGCCTGGAACAAATTCCAGGACGAAGTGGGCGGCCACCTGCGTCACGGCGATCCGGGCGTACGCCTGATTGAAGCGACGGAGAACGGGCTGGATTACTTCACCGTCGTTCCGGGCGCCTTCAGCGCACGGGATGGCGAGTGGCGTATCGCGCCTTACTATCACCTGTTCGGCAGTGATGAGCTGTCGCAGCGTTCGCCGGTGTTCCAGAGCCGTATGCCGCAGCCTTACATCACGCTTAACCCGGCTGATGCCGCGAAGCTTGGCGTAAACGCAGGCGCGCACGTCTCCTTCACCTACGAAGGGCAGACCCTCAGCCTGCCGCTGCAGGTATCGGAAGGTCTGACGGCGGGGCAGGTCGGTTTGCCGATGGGCATGCCGGGTATTGCACCGGTGCTGGCCGGGGCACGTCTTGAAAATCTGCGGGAGGCGCAAGCATGA
- the nuoJ gene encoding NADH-quinone oxidoreductase subunit J: MEFAFYICGLIAILTTVRVITHTNPVHALLYLIISLLAIAGVFFSLGAYFAGALEIIVYAGAIMVLFVFVVMMLNMGNSVVEQERNWLTPQIWIGPAVLSAVLLGVMIYAIIGVNDQGIEGTAIGAKAVGITLFGPYVLAVELASMLLLAGLVVAFHLGREERPGELLSNRTDDRAKRKTEEHA; this comes from the coding sequence ATGGAGTTCGCTTTTTATATCTGTGGCCTGATCGCCATCCTGACGACGGTACGCGTTATTACGCATACCAATCCGGTGCATGCGCTGCTGTACTTGATCATCTCTCTGCTGGCGATTGCCGGGGTCTTCTTCTCCCTCGGCGCGTACTTCGCCGGGGCGCTGGAGATCATCGTCTACGCCGGGGCCATCATGGTGCTGTTCGTCTTCGTGGTGATGATGCTGAACATGGGCAATTCGGTGGTCGAGCAGGAGCGTAACTGGCTCACGCCGCAAATCTGGATTGGTCCTGCGGTACTCTCTGCGGTGCTGCTGGGCGTCATGATCTACGCCATTATCGGCGTTAACGATCAGGGCATCGAGGGCACGGCGATTGGCGCGAAAGCGGTCGGTATCACGCTGTTTGGTCCTTACGTTCTGGCGGTTGAGCTGGCCTCAATGCTGCTGCTGGCAGGTCTGGTTGTCGCGTTCCACCTTGGACGTGAAGAGAGACCTGGCGAATTGCTGAGCAATCGCACGGATGACCGCGCGAAAAGAAAAACGGAGGAGCACGCATGA
- the nuoL gene encoding NADH-quinone oxidoreductase subunit L, whose amino-acid sequence MNMLALTIIFPLIGFVLLAFSRGRWSENLSAAVGMGSIGLSALVTALVGVEFFNNGQQAFVQPLWTWMAVGDFNIGFNLVLDGLSLTMLSVVTGVGFLIHMFASWYMRGEEGYSRFFAYTNLFIASMVILVLGDNLLLMYLGWEGVGLCSYLLIGFYYTDPKNGAAAMKAFVVTRVGDVFLAFALFILYNELGTLNFREMVELAPQHFANGNHMLMWATLMLLGGAVGKSAQLPLQTWLADAMAGPTPVSALIHAATMVTAGVYLIARTHGLFLMTPEVLHLVGIVGAVTLLMAGFAALVQTDIKRVLAYSTMSQIGYMFLALGVQAWDAAIFHLMTHAFFKALLFLSSGSVILACHHEQNIFKMGGLRKSIPLVYACFLVGGAALSALPLITAGFFSKDEILAGAVANGHVNLMIAGLVGAFMTSLYTFRLIFIVFHGKEQIHAHAGKGITHHLPLIVLLILSTFVGAMIVPPLRGVLPETAELAHSSVVMLEVASGAVAVIGILLAAWLWLGKRTLVTSIANSAAGRFFGTWWFNAWGFDWLYDRIFVKPYLGVAWLLKSDPLNALMNIPAILSRFAGKGLLFSENGYLRWYVASMSIGAVVVLGLLMVLR is encoded by the coding sequence ATGAACATGCTCGCCTTAACCATTATTTTTCCTCTTATTGGCTTTGTGTTACTGGCTTTCTCCCGTGGTCGCTGGTCGGAGAATCTCTCCGCCGCCGTTGGCATGGGCTCCATTGGTCTCTCGGCGCTGGTCACGGCGCTGGTTGGCGTTGAGTTCTTCAATAACGGCCAGCAGGCGTTTGTTCAGCCGTTGTGGACGTGGATGGCGGTCGGTGATTTCAATATCGGTTTCAACCTTGTGCTGGACGGCCTGTCGCTGACCATGCTCTCGGTAGTAACCGGCGTTGGCTTCCTGATCCATATGTTCGCCTCCTGGTATATGCGCGGGGAAGAGGGCTACTCCCGCTTCTTCGCCTACACCAACCTCTTTATCGCCAGCATGGTGATTCTGGTGCTGGGCGATAACCTGCTGCTGATGTACCTCGGCTGGGAAGGCGTGGGTCTCTGCTCCTATCTGCTGATCGGTTTCTACTACACCGATCCGAAGAATGGCGCAGCGGCGATGAAAGCGTTTGTCGTCACCCGCGTTGGTGATGTCTTCCTCGCGTTCGCACTGTTCATCCTCTACAACGAGCTGGGCACGCTAAACTTCCGCGAGATGGTCGAGCTGGCGCCGCAGCACTTCGCCAACGGCAACCATATGCTGATGTGGGCGACGCTGATGCTGCTGGGCGGCGCGGTCGGTAAATCGGCACAGCTGCCGTTGCAGACCTGGCTTGCAGACGCGATGGCTGGTCCGACACCGGTCTCTGCGCTGATCCACGCCGCAACGATGGTTACCGCAGGTGTCTACCTGATTGCCCGTACCCATGGTCTGTTCCTGATGACGCCGGAAGTGCTGCATCTGGTCGGTATCGTTGGTGCGGTCACGCTGCTGATGGCTGGTTTCGCCGCGCTGGTGCAGACCGATATCAAACGCGTGCTCGCCTACTCGACGATGAGCCAGATTGGTTACATGTTCCTGGCGCTTGGCGTACAGGCATGGGACGCGGCGATTTTCCACCTGATGACGCACGCCTTCTTTAAAGCGCTGCTGTTCCTCTCCTCCGGTTCGGTGATCCTCGCCTGCCACCACGAGCAGAACATCTTCAAGATGGGCGGCCTGCGTAAGTCGATTCCGCTGGTGTATGCCTGCTTCCTGGTCGGTGGCGCGGCGCTCTCTGCACTGCCGCTGATTACCGCGGGCTTCTTCAGTAAGGATGAGATCCTCGCAGGAGCGGTAGCGAACGGTCACGTTAACCTGATGATTGCGGGTCTGGTCGGGGCGTTTATGACCTCGCTCTACACCTTCCGTCTGATTTTCATTGTCTTCCACGGCAAAGAGCAGATTCACGCCCACGCAGGGAAGGGGATTACCCATCACCTGCCGCTGATTGTGCTGCTGATCCTCTCCACCTTTGTTGGCGCGATGATTGTGCCACCGCTGCGCGGTGTTCTGCCGGAAACGGCTGAGCTGGCGCACAGCAGCGTGGTGATGCTGGAAGTGGCCTCTGGCGCAGTGGCGGTGATCGGCATTCTGCTGGCCGCCTGGCTGTGGCTGGGTAAACGCACGCTGGTGACATCGATTGCCAACAGCGCGGCGGGCCGCTTCTTCGGCACCTGGTGGTTCAATGCCTGGGGCTTCGACTGGCTCTACGATCGCATCTTCGTGAAACCGTATCTGGGCGTGGCCTGGCTGCTGAAGAGC
- the nuoI gene encoding NADH-quinone oxidoreductase subunit NuoI — translation MTLKELFVGFGTQVRSIWMIGLHAFAKRETRMYPEEPVYLAPRYRGRIVLTRDPDGAERCVACNLCAVACPVGCISLQKAETVDGRWYPEFFRINFSRCIFCGMCEEACPTTAIQLTPDFELGEFKRQDLVYEKEDLLISGPGKYPEYNFYRMAGMAIDGKDKGEAENEAKPIDVKGLLP, via the coding sequence ATGACGTTAAAAGAGTTATTCGTGGGCTTTGGCACCCAGGTTCGCAGTATCTGGATGATCGGCCTGCATGCGTTCGCCAAACGCGAAACGCGTATGTACCCGGAAGAGCCGGTTTACCTGGCCCCGCGCTACCGTGGCCGTATCGTGCTGACGCGCGATCCGGACGGCGCAGAGCGCTGCGTGGCCTGTAACCTGTGTGCGGTTGCCTGTCCTGTCGGCTGTATCTCGCTGCAGAAAGCGGAAACCGTTGATGGCCGCTGGTATCCGGAGTTTTTCCGTATCAACTTCTCGCGCTGCATCTTCTGCGGCATGTGCGAAGAGGCGTGCCCGACAACAGCGATTCAGCTGACGCCGGACTTCGAACTCGGTGAGTTCAAGCGCCAGGATCTGGTGTATGAAAAAGAGGATCTGCTGATCTCCGGTCCGGGCAAATACCCGGAATATAACTTCTACCGGATGGCAGGTATGGCAATCGACGGCAAAGATAAGGGCGAAGCGGAAAACGAAGCCAAGCCTATCGACGTCAAAGGCCTGTTACCGTAA
- the nuoC gene encoding NADH-quinone oxidoreductase subunit C/D, which translates to MVKNMTDLTAQEAPWQTRDHLDDPVIGELRNRFGPDAFSVQATRTGVPVVWVKREQLLEVVDFLKKLPKPYVMLFDLHGMDERLRTHRAGLPAADFSVFYHFLSIDRNSDIMLKVALAENDLHVPTITKLFPNANWYERETWEMFGITFDGHPHLTRIMMPQTWTGHPLRKDYPARATEFDPFELTKAKQDLEMEALTFKPEDWGMKRGTDNEDFMFLNLGPNHPSAHGAFRIILQLDGEEIVDCVPDIGYHHRGAEKMGERQSWHSYIPYTDRVEYLGGCVNEMPYVLAVEKLAGITVPERVEVIRVMLSELFRINSHLLYISTFIQDVGAMTPVFFAFTDRQKIYDLVEAITGFRMHPAWFRIGGVAHDLPRGWDRLLREFLDWMPKRLASYEKAALRNSILKGRAQGVAAYGAKEALEWGTTGAGLRATGINFDVRKARPYSGYQNFDFEIPVGGGVSDCYTRVMLKVEELRQSLRILEQCLNNMPEGPFKADHPLTTPPPKERTLQHIETLITHFLQVSWGPVMPANESFQMIEATKGINSYYLTSDGSTMSYRTRIRTPSFPHLQQIPAAIRGSLVSDLIVYLGSIDFVMSDVDR; encoded by the coding sequence ATGGTGAAAAATATGACCGATTTAACTGCGCAAGAAGCCCCATGGCAGACCCGGGATCATCTGGATGATCCGGTCATTGGCGAATTGCGCAACCGTTTTGGGCCGGATGCCTTTTCCGTTCAGGCGACCCGCACCGGGGTACCCGTCGTTTGGGTGAAGCGTGAGCAGTTACTGGAAGTGGTCGATTTCTTAAAGAAATTACCGAAGCCTTACGTCATGCTGTTCGATCTTCACGGCATGGACGAGCGTCTACGCACACACCGCGCCGGTCTGCCCGCCGCGGATTTTTCCGTTTTCTACCACTTCTTGTCGATTGATCGTAACAGCGACATCATGCTGAAAGTGGCCCTCGCAGAAAACGATTTGCATGTGCCGACTATCACTAAACTCTTCCCGAACGCTAACTGGTATGAGCGTGAAACCTGGGAGATGTTTGGTATCACTTTTGATGGCCACCCGCATCTGACGCGCATCATGATGCCGCAGACCTGGACCGGCCACCCGCTGCGTAAAGACTACCCGGCGCGCGCCACCGAATTCGATCCGTTTGAGCTGACCAAAGCCAAGCAGGATCTGGAGATGGAAGCGCTGACCTTCAAGCCGGAAGATTGGGGCATGAAGCGCGGCACCGACAACGAGGACTTCATGTTCCTTAACCTCGGTCCAAACCACCCCTCTGCGCACGGTGCGTTCCGCATCATCCTGCAGCTTGATGGCGAAGAGATCGTCGACTGCGTGCCGGATATCGGTTATCACCACCGCGGCGCGGAGAAGATGGGCGAACGCCAGTCATGGCACAGCTACATTCCTTATACCGACCGCGTTGAGTACCTCGGCGGCTGCGTCAACGAGATGCCATACGTACTGGCGGTCGAGAAACTGGCAGGCATTACCGTGCCGGAACGCGTGGAAGTGATCCGCGTGATGCTCTCTGAGCTGTTCCGCATCAACAGCCACCTGCTCTATATCTCTACCTTTATTCAGGACGTCGGCGCGATGACGCCGGTCTTCTTCGCCTTTACCGATCGTCAGAAAATCTACGATCTGGTGGAAGCGATCACCGGTTTCCGTATGCACCCGGCCTGGTTCCGCATCGGCGGCGTCGCGCACGATCTACCGCGCGGCTGGGATCGCCTGCTGCGTGAATTCCTCGACTGGATGCCGAAACGTCTGGCTTCCTATGAGAAAGCCGCACTGCGTAACTCCATTCTGAAAGGCCGTGCCCAGGGCGTTGCCGCTTACGGCGCGAAAGAGGCGCTGGAGTGGGGCACCACCGGCGCAGGCCTGCGTGCTACCGGCATCAACTTTGACGTGCGTAAAGCGCGCCCTTACTCCGGCTATCAGAACTTCGACTTCGAAATCCCGGTCGGCGGTGGCGTCAGCGACTGCTACACCCGCGTGATGCTGAAAGTGGAAGAGCTGCGCCAGAGCCTGCGCATTCTTGAGCAATGCCTCAACAATATGCCGGAAGGGCCGTTCAAAGCGGATCACCCGCTGACCACGCCGCCGCCGAAAGAGCGCACGCTGCAACATATCGAAACCCTGATTACTCACTTCCTGCAGGTATCGTGGGGCCCGGTGATGCCGGCCAACGAATCCTTCCAGATGATTGAAGCAACCAAGGGTATCAACAGTTACTACCTTACCAGTGACGGCAGCACCATGAGCTACCGTACCCGTATTCGTACGCCGAGTTTCCCGCATCTGCAGCAAATTCCGGCGGCAATCCGCGGCAGCCTGGTCTCAGACTTGATTGTCTACCTGGGTAGTATCGATTTTGTTATGTCAGATGTGGACCGCTAA
- the nuoK gene encoding NADH-quinone oxidoreductase subunit NuoK — translation MIPLQHGLILAAILFVLGLTGLVIRRNLLFMLIGLEIMINAAALAFVVAGSYWGQTDGQVMYILAISLAAAEASIGLALLLQLHRRRQSLNIDSVSEMRG, via the coding sequence ATGATCCCGTTACAACATGGATTGATCCTCGCGGCGATTTTGTTTGTGCTGGGTCTGACTGGTCTGGTTATTCGCCGCAATCTGCTGTTTATGCTGATTGGGCTTGAGATCATGATCAACGCCGCCGCGCTGGCCTTTGTGGTCGCCGGCAGCTACTGGGGCCAGACCGACGGTCAGGTAATGTATATTCTCGCCATTAGCCTTGCCGCTGCGGAAGCGAGCATTGGCCTGGCGCTGCTGCTGCAACTTCATCGTCGCCGCCAGAGTCTGAATATCGATTCAGTAAGTGAGATGCGTGGATGA
- the nuoH gene encoding NADH-quinone oxidoreductase subunit NuoH: MSWLTPDVIDILLSILKAVVILLVVVTCGAFMSFGERRLLGLFQNRYGPNRVGWGGSLQLVADMIKMFFKEDWIPRFSDRVIFTLAPVIAFTSLLLAFAIVPVSPTWVVADLNIGVLFFLMMAGLAVYAVLFAGWSSNNKYSLLGAMRASAQTLSYEVFLGLSLMGVVAQAGSFNMTDIVNNQAGLWNVIPQFFGFVTFAIAGVAVCHRHPFDQPEAEQELADGYHIEYSGMKFGLFFVGEYIGIVTISALMVTLFFGGWQGPLLPPFIWFALKTAFFMMMFILIRAALPRPRYDQVMSFGWKICLPLTLLNLLGTAAVILWQAP, from the coding sequence ATGAGCTGGTTAACACCGGATGTTATCGACATTCTGTTAAGCATTCTGAAAGCGGTGGTCATCCTGCTGGTGGTTGTCACCTGCGGCGCCTTCATGAGCTTTGGCGAACGTCGCCTGCTCGGCCTGTTCCAGAACCGTTATGGGCCGAACCGTGTGGGCTGGGGTGGTTCACTCCAGCTGGTCGCGGACATGATCAAGATGTTCTTTAAAGAGGACTGGATCCCGCGCTTCTCCGATCGCGTGATCTTCACCCTCGCGCCGGTGATCGCCTTCACCTCGCTGCTGTTAGCCTTCGCCATTGTGCCGGTCAGCCCCACCTGGGTGGTGGCCGACCTCAATATCGGGGTCCTCTTCTTCCTGATGATGGCGGGTCTGGCAGTCTACGCGGTGCTGTTCGCTGGCTGGTCCAGTAACAACAAATACTCCCTGCTCGGCGCGATGCGTGCCTCTGCGCAAACCCTGAGCTACGAAGTGTTCCTCGGGCTGTCGCTGATGGGCGTGGTGGCGCAGGCCGGTTCATTCAATATGACCGACATCGTCAACAACCAGGCGGGTTTGTGGAACGTCATTCCGCAATTCTTTGGCTTCGTTACCTTCGCTATCGCGGGTGTTGCGGTGTGTCACCGTCACCCGTTTGACCAGCCGGAAGCGGAGCAGGAGCTGGCGGATGGTTACCATATTGAATACTCCGGCATGAAGTTCGGTCTCTTCTTCGTCGGCGAGTATATCGGTATCGTCACCATCTCTGCGCTGATGGTCACCCTCTTCTTTGGTGGCTGGCAGGGTCCGCTGTTACCGCCGTTTATCTGGTTCGCGCTGAAAACCGCGTTCTTTATGATGATGTTCATTTTGATTCGCGCCGCACTGCCGCGTCCTCGCTACGATCAGGTGATGTCTTTCGGCTGGAAAATCTGTCTGCCGCTGACACTGCTTAACCTGTTGGGCACGGCGGCAGTCATTCTTTGGCAGGCGCCGTAA
- the nuoF gene encoding NADH-quinone oxidoreductase subunit NuoF — MKTIIRTPETHPLTWRLRDDKQPVWLEEYQSKNGYAGARKALTGLAPDEIVNQVKDAGLKGRGGAGFSTGLKWSLMPKDESMNIRYLLCNADEMEPGTYKDRLLMEQLPHLLVEGMLISAFALKAYRGYIFLRGEYIEAAVHLRRAIAEATEAGLLGKNILGSGFDFELIVHTGAGRYICGEETALINSLEGRRANPRSKPPFPASSGVWGKPTCVNNVETLCNVPAILANGVEWYQSLSTSKDAGTKLMGFSGRVKNPGVWELPFGTTAREILEEYAGGMRDGLKFKAWQPGGAGTDFLTEAHLDLPMEFESIGKAGSRLGTALAMAVDHEIGMVPLVRNLEEFFARESCGWCTPCRDGLPWSVKILRALERGEGQPGDIETLEQLCRQLGPGKTFCAHAPGAVEPLQSAIKYFREEFEAGIKQQFSNTHAIGGIQPNLLKARW; from the coding sequence ATGAAGACCATTATCCGTACTCCCGAAACCCATCCGCTGACCTGGCGTCTGCGCGATGACAAACAGCCGGTCTGGCTTGAAGAGTATCAGAGCAAGAACGGCTATGCCGGTGCGCGTAAGGCCCTGACCGGGCTGGCACCGGACGAAATCGTCAACCAGGTAAAAGACGCTGGCCTGAAAGGGCGCGGCGGCGCGGGCTTCTCCACCGGTCTTAAGTGGAGCCTGATGCCGAAAGACGAATCGATGAACATCCGTTACCTGCTGTGTAACGCCGATGAGATGGAGCCGGGCACCTATAAAGACCGCCTGTTGATGGAGCAGTTGCCGCACCTGCTGGTGGAAGGCATGCTGATCTCCGCCTTTGCGCTGAAGGCCTATCGTGGCTACATCTTCCTGCGCGGAGAGTACATCGAAGCGGCGGTGCATCTGCGCCGCGCCATTGCTGAAGCCACCGAAGCGGGCTTGCTTGGCAAAAATATTCTCGGCAGCGGGTTCGATTTCGAACTTATCGTCCATACCGGCGCAGGTCGTTACATCTGCGGCGAAGAGACGGCGCTGATCAACTCGCTGGAAGGGCGTCGCGCGAACCCGCGCTCAAAACCGCCTTTCCCGGCAAGCTCCGGCGTATGGGGTAAACCGACTTGCGTTAACAACGTTGAAACCCTGTGTAACGTCCCGGCAATCCTTGCCAACGGCGTGGAGTGGTACCAGAGCCTGTCAACCAGCAAAGATGCCGGTACCAAACTGATGGGCTTCTCCGGGCGCGTGAAAAACCCGGGCGTCTGGGAGCTGCCGTTTGGCACTACCGCGCGTGAAATCCTCGAAGAGTACGCGGGCGGCATGCGCGACGGGCTGAAATTCAAAGCCTGGCAGCCGGGCGGCGCGGGAACCGACTTCCTTACCGAAGCGCACCTCGATCTGCCGATGGAGTTCGAAAGCATCGGTAAAGCGGGCAGCCGTTTAGGTACCGCGCTGGCGATGGCCGTTGACCATGAAATTGGCATGGTGCCGCTGGTGCGTAACCTGGAAGAGTTCTTCGCCCGCGAGTCCTGCGGCTGGTGTACGCCGTGCCGTGACGGGCTGCCGTGGAGCGTCAAAATCCTGCGTGCGCTGGAGCGTGGCGAAGGCCAGCCTGGCGATATCGAAACCCTGGAGCAACTCTGCCGCCAGCTTGGGCCGGGTAAAACCTTCTGCGCACACGCGCCGGGTGCGGTTGAACCGTTACAGAGCGCAATTAAGTATTTCCGCGAAGAGTTCGAAGCGGGGATCAAGCAGCAATTCAGCAATACCCATGCGATTGGCGGTATCCAGCCAAACCTGCTGAAAGCGCGCTGGTAA
- the nuoE gene encoding NADH-quinone oxidoreductase subunit NuoE, with amino-acid sequence MHENQQPETGAFELSAAEREAIEHEKHHYEDPRAASIEALKIVQKQRGWVPDGAIYAIADVLGIPASDVEGVATFYSQIFRQPVGRHVIRYCDSVVCHITGYQGIQSAIESHLKIKPGQTTFDGRFTLLPTCCLGNCDKGPTMMIDEDTHSSLTPETIPDLLERYK; translated from the coding sequence ATGCACGAGAATCAACAACCAGAAACCGGGGCTTTTGAGCTGAGTGCGGCAGAGCGTGAGGCAATTGAGCACGAGAAGCACCACTACGAAGACCCGCGTGCGGCGTCCATTGAAGCGCTGAAGATCGTTCAGAAACAGCGTGGCTGGGTGCCGGACGGCGCAATTTACGCTATCGCCGACGTGCTGGGCATTCCGGCGAGCGATGTCGAAGGCGTGGCAACGTTCTACAGCCAGATCTTCCGCCAGCCGGTCGGCCGCCATGTGATCCGCTACTGCGACAGCGTGGTGTGTCACATCACTGGCTATCAGGGGATCCAGTCGGCGATTGAGAGCCACCTGAAGATCAAGCCGGGCCAGACCACGTTTGATGGCCGTTTTACGCTGCTGCCAACCTGCTGTCTCGGCAACTGCGACAAAGGGCCGACCATGATGATCGATGAGGACACCCACAGTTCTCTGACGCCGGAAACGATCCCTGACTTGCTGGAGCGGTATAAATAA